A single genomic interval of Tepidibacillus fermentans harbors:
- the gatC gene encoding Asp-tRNA(Asn)/Glu-tRNA(Gln) amidotransferase subunit GatC produces the protein MRLSKKEVEHVANLARLTLTEEEVALFTEQLSSILDFAQKLNELDTEHVKPTSHALNITNVFREDEVIESISREYALKNAPDQKDGQFKVPSILEG, from the coding sequence ATGAGGCTATCTAAAAAAGAGGTAGAACATGTTGCTAACTTAGCACGTCTAACATTAACCGAGGAAGAAGTAGCTCTTTTCACTGAACAGTTAAGTTCGATTCTAGATTTCGCTCAGAAGTTAAATGAACTAGATACGGAACATGTAAAGCCAACAAGCCATGCATTAAACATTACCAATGTATTTCGCGAAGATGAGGTTATTGAATCGATATCAAGAGAATACGCATTAAAGAATGCTCCTGATCAAAAGGATGGCCAATTTAAGGTACCATCCATACTGGAAGGTTAG
- a CDS encoding sigma-54 interaction domain-containing protein, with translation MPQKIIYLKDLAEPWRKELEKHDMIEYPYYATLADVSKIEEGKDILLKDSEGNKVSYIPYHRLIETVFQSWREVSAYYDALLSAIGDAVTGVNQNGEIVTWNQASEEFYGYSWKEVMGQSITQFFKEEAIVLKQIIRNGEPIERKYNQPMTDVHVIINATPVYSNGRLIGGISVERDISDVVRLNEELSNTKAYIFNLENKYERNRIYDPFDKIKGKSRIIRETIAIAKKVAKTDATILITGESGVGKELFAEAIHNASHRSRSPFIAINCGAIPASLFESELFGYEKGTFTGASKEGKKGKIDLAEGGTLFLDEVGELPLDLQVKLLRVLQEKRFYRLGGNTPIPVDVRIITATNRNLEEMIEQGKFREDLYYRLNVISLQIPPLRERREDIPELLSLFLEEFSIKYGSPIPKISSKVMSLFLQYEWRGNIRQLRNMAERLIILSGGEEIEPRHLPSLFFQKGLEERKKEVFSPSDSSGNKEEEKIRDALKKTFNNKSAAAKLLGISRATLYNKMQKFGIQSTVESFER, from the coding sequence ATGCCGCAAAAAATTATTTATCTCAAAGATTTAGCTGAACCGTGGAGAAAAGAGTTAGAAAAACACGACATGATTGAGTACCCGTATTATGCCACTTTGGCTGATGTAAGCAAGATCGAGGAAGGAAAAGATATCTTATTAAAGGACAGCGAAGGAAATAAAGTATCTTATATACCTTATCATCGATTGATCGAAACAGTTTTTCAATCCTGGAGGGAAGTATCGGCCTACTATGATGCGTTGCTTTCTGCGATTGGTGATGCGGTTACAGGAGTGAACCAAAACGGAGAGATCGTGACTTGGAATCAAGCTTCTGAAGAATTTTATGGTTATTCGTGGAAGGAAGTTATGGGACAATCGATTACGCAATTTTTCAAAGAGGAAGCAATCGTTCTTAAACAGATTATAAGAAATGGAGAGCCTATTGAACGAAAATACAATCAGCCTATGACCGATGTACATGTCATTATTAATGCTACTCCCGTATATTCAAATGGAAGATTAATCGGAGGAATTTCCGTAGAAAGAGATATTAGTGATGTCGTGCGCTTAAATGAGGAGTTATCAAATACTAAAGCGTATATTTTTAATTTAGAAAATAAATATGAAAGGAATCGGATTTATGATCCTTTTGACAAGATCAAAGGGAAAAGTCGGATCATACGGGAAACAATTGCGATCGCGAAAAAAGTAGCAAAAACAGATGCGACAATCCTCATTACTGGTGAAAGTGGTGTTGGAAAAGAATTATTTGCAGAGGCGATTCATAATGCAAGTCATCGGTCAAGGAGCCCATTTATCGCTATCAACTGTGGGGCAATTCCAGCCTCTTTATTCGAGAGTGAATTATTTGGTTATGAAAAAGGAACTTTTACTGGGGCTAGTAAAGAAGGGAAAAAAGGAAAAATCGATTTGGCTGAAGGGGGGACCTTATTTTTAGATGAGGTAGGAGAATTACCATTAGATTTACAGGTGAAACTCCTACGTGTTCTTCAAGAAAAACGTTTTTATCGTTTAGGAGGAAACACGCCAATTCCTGTTGACGTGAGAATCATTACAGCAACGAATCGTAATTTAGAAGAAATGATCGAACAAGGGAAGTTTCGAGAAGATTTGTACTATCGTCTGAATGTGATCTCTCTGCAAATCCCTCCTCTTCGGGAAAGAAGAGAAGATATACCTGAACTTCTTTCGCTTTTTTTAGAGGAGTTTTCTATAAAATATGGATCTCCTATACCAAAGATTTCTTCGAAAGTAATGTCGCTATTTCTTCAATATGAATGGCGAGGGAATATCCGCCAACTTCGAAATATGGCTGAACGTTTGATTATTCTGTCTGGAGGAGAAGAGATCGAACCTCGTCATTTACCTTCATTATTTTTTCAAAAGGGTTTAGAAGAAAGGAAAAAAGAAGTATTTTCTCCATCTGATTCTTCAGGGAATAAGGAAGAAGAGAAAATACGTGATGCTTTAAAGAAAACCTTCAATAATAAAAGTGCTGCGGCAAAATTACTAGGAATTTCCCGTGCGACACTCTATAACAAGATGCAAAAATTCGGAATTCAATCAACGGTTGAATCATTTGAACGATAA
- a CDS encoding sirohydrochlorin chelatase, whose translation MGKRGVWIIGHGSSNPRWLDYVDQMIAKLESPSPIVLSFLEKAEGRLIEDGIRQLRGFGIKEVFVIPLFVSSGSTHIAEIQEILSQYRQEFTFIFGSCMNDHPLVVQHIIDQAKELSDNCNQESLLMIAHGSDEDDFQQKWKEILESLTKQIKEKTNFLRVDYATFLPNTILKRLEGLKNTSKQILIVPLFLSKGIFTEERIPAMIQWYPVKYNGKAYLPNDWITEWIQEQIDQYYVKE comes from the coding sequence ATGGGTAAAAGAGGGGTTTGGATCATTGGCCATGGTTCCAGTAATCCGAGATGGTTAGACTATGTTGATCAGATGATCGCAAAGTTAGAGTCTCCTAGTCCAATTGTTCTTTCATTTTTGGAAAAGGCAGAAGGGAGACTGATTGAAGATGGCATCCGACAACTACGGGGGTTTGGAATTAAAGAAGTTTTTGTCATCCCTTTATTTGTTTCTTCAGGAAGTACTCATATTGCCGAAATTCAAGAAATATTATCTCAATATAGACAAGAATTTACTTTTATTTTTGGATCTTGTATGAATGATCACCCTCTCGTTGTTCAACATATTATCGACCAAGCAAAGGAACTTTCTGATAACTGCAACCAAGAATCGCTACTGATGATTGCACATGGCAGTGATGAAGATGATTTTCAACAGAAGTGGAAGGAAATTCTCGAGAGTTTAACGAAACAAATAAAAGAGAAGACAAATTTTCTTCGAGTCGATTATGCTACCTTTTTACCCAATACCATTTTAAAGCGATTAGAAGGATTAAAAAATACTTCGAAGCAGATTCTCATCGTTCCGCTTTTTCTAAGTAAAGGGATTTTTACTGAGGAAAGAATACCTGCAATGATTCAATGGTATCCTGTAAAGTATAATGGAAAGGCTTACTTACCGAATGATTGGATCACGGAGTGGATTCAGGAACAGATTGATCAATATTATGTTAAGGAATAG
- a CDS encoding TrkH family potassium uptake protein yields the protein MKKGIQLSPPQILVIGFLSVILFGAILLSMPFSLERGVHLRFLDALFTATSAVTVTGLNVIDPGTTFNRFGEIIIMLLIQVGGIGFMAFAITIFVLLGKKIGLKQRLLMQEGSNQLQMAGVVRLALYILQITVGFELIGAILLALSWHQQFGWGEAFYLGIFHSIAAFNNAGFSLFTTSLMNDVGNPLVNFVITSLIIIGGLGFVVLMELWNKKFQFRRLSLHSKVTLTVNLILISFGTIITFLLEYGNSKTLGPLSIDNKLLASYFQTVTTRTAGFNTLDIGSLTQATLFIYILYMFIGAASGSTGGGIKVTTMAVLLGSVKSLLRGKRNMELFKRTLSVEQVLRSLTIIILSLGIVILSTLILDITERGVSFLNIVFEVVSAFGTVGLSMGITPHLSIIGRIVIITTMFVGKLGPLTIGYALARKEEKEYFRYPEEKMMIG from the coding sequence ATGAAAAAAGGAATACAGTTAAGTCCACCCCAAATCCTAGTAATTGGGTTCCTTTCAGTTATTTTATTTGGAGCCATTTTATTATCTATGCCTTTTTCATTAGAAAGAGGGGTACATTTACGCTTTCTTGATGCCTTATTTACCGCTACTTCAGCGGTTACGGTTACAGGGTTAAATGTGATTGACCCAGGAACAACCTTTAATCGATTTGGTGAAATCATTATCATGTTATTGATTCAAGTTGGCGGTATTGGATTTATGGCTTTTGCGATCACGATTTTCGTTTTATTAGGGAAAAAAATCGGCTTGAAACAACGCCTTTTAATGCAAGAAGGGAGTAACCAATTGCAAATGGCAGGAGTTGTAAGATTAGCCTTATATATTCTCCAAATTACCGTCGGATTTGAACTCATTGGAGCAATCTTATTAGCACTCTCTTGGCACCAACAATTTGGTTGGGGGGAAGCATTTTATCTTGGAATTTTTCACTCCATTGCCGCTTTTAACAATGCAGGTTTTAGTCTATTTACGACGAGTTTAATGAATGATGTTGGAAACCCTTTGGTTAACTTTGTCATTACGAGTCTCATTATTATTGGCGGCTTAGGATTTGTCGTTTTAATGGAATTATGGAACAAAAAGTTTCAGTTTAGAAGGTTAAGTTTACACAGTAAAGTAACATTAACCGTAAATTTAATTTTAATATCTTTCGGTACGATCATCACCTTTCTATTAGAGTATGGAAATAGCAAAACACTTGGTCCGTTAAGTATTGATAATAAATTGCTGGCCTCTTATTTTCAAACAGTAACAACAAGAACGGCAGGATTTAATACGCTAGATATTGGTTCACTTACACAGGCTACGCTTTTTATTTATATCTTGTATATGTTCATCGGGGCAGCGTCAGGGTCGACAGGTGGCGGAATTAAAGTAACGACAATGGCAGTATTACTTGGTTCTGTAAAATCCCTATTAAGAGGAAAAAGAAATATGGAATTGTTTAAAAGAACGCTTAGTGTGGAACAAGTTTTACGTTCACTTACGATTATCATTTTATCATTAGGTATTGTGATCCTCTCGACGCTGATCTTAGATATTACAGAACGAGGGGTTTCCTTTTTAAATATTGTATTTGAAGTAGTATCCGCTTTTGGTACTGTCGGATTAAGTATGGGGATAACCCCACATCTTTCCATTATTGGTCGAATTGTGATTATTACAACGATGTTTGTTGGTAAACTTGGGCCTTTAACGATTGGCTACGCACTCGCTAGAAAAGAAGAAAAAGAATATTTCCGCTATCCAGAAGAAAAGATGATGATTGGTTAA
- the pruA gene encoding L-glutamate gamma-semialdehyde dehydrogenase → MIKEYAPEPLTDFSKEENKRAFEQALELVKSQFGKEYPLIINGERIFTEKKIVSYNPSKKDEVVGVVSKATQELADRAIKEAAEVFEEWKNWAPDARARLLFKAAAIMRRRKHEMSATMVYEAGKSWVEADADTAEAIDFMEYYGRQMIRLGGSMPVTPIPGETNDNYYIPLGVGIIIPPWNFPLAILTGMTTGAVVAGNTVILKPASATPVIAAKFMEIMEEAGMPKGVINFLPGSGGEVGDFLVEHPLTRFISFTGSKEVGLRIFQKASQIAPGQKWIKRVVAEMGGKDAVLVHKDADLEAAAQAIVVSAFGYQGQKCSAGSRAIIHKDVYDVVLEKVVEKTKALKKGNPEDGSVFLGPVVDKNAFDNINRYIEIGKNEARLVLGGNSDDSVGYFIEPTIFADVDSRAVIGQEEIFGPVLSVIKAEDIDDGIRIFNDTEYGLTGSLFAKDRAIIERCRKELHCGNLYFNRKSTGAIVGAHPFGGFNMSGTDSKTGSEDYLLLFMQAKSISEVL, encoded by the coding sequence ATGATTAAAGAGTATGCGCCAGAGCCATTGACAGACTTTTCAAAAGAAGAAAATAAACGTGCGTTCGAACAAGCGTTAGAACTAGTAAAATCTCAATTTGGCAAAGAGTATCCACTAATTATTAATGGAGAAAGAATTTTTACGGAGAAAAAGATTGTATCTTATAATCCATCCAAAAAAGATGAAGTGGTAGGGGTTGTATCGAAAGCGACTCAAGAGTTAGCAGATCGAGCGATTAAAGAAGCTGCCGAAGTTTTTGAAGAGTGGAAAAACTGGGCTCCAGATGCTCGTGCTCGTCTACTCTTTAAAGCTGCAGCCATTATGCGCCGTCGCAAACATGAAATGTCCGCTACAATGGTTTATGAAGCAGGTAAAAGCTGGGTAGAAGCAGATGCGGATACTGCTGAAGCCATCGATTTTATGGAATATTACGGTCGTCAAATGATCCGTTTAGGTGGTTCAATGCCTGTTACTCCAATTCCAGGAGAGACCAACGACAACTACTATATTCCATTAGGAGTAGGAATCATCATTCCACCATGGAACTTCCCACTTGCAATCTTGACAGGGATGACAACCGGTGCTGTTGTTGCTGGGAATACGGTCATTTTAAAACCTGCTAGTGCGACACCAGTGATCGCAGCGAAATTCATGGAGATCATGGAAGAAGCAGGAATGCCAAAGGGTGTCATTAATTTCTTACCGGGAAGTGGTGGAGAAGTAGGAGATTTCCTTGTCGAGCATCCATTAACTCGTTTTATTAGCTTCACTGGTTCAAAAGAAGTAGGACTTCGGATTTTCCAAAAAGCGTCACAAATTGCACCTGGACAAAAATGGATCAAACGCGTTGTTGCTGAAATGGGTGGTAAGGATGCCGTTCTTGTTCATAAGGATGCTGATTTAGAAGCAGCGGCTCAGGCAATTGTTGTTTCTGCCTTTGGATACCAAGGCCAAAAATGCTCTGCTGGTTCTCGCGCCATCATTCATAAAGATGTCTATGATGTAGTATTAGAGAAAGTTGTAGAGAAAACGAAGGCTTTGAAAAAAGGAAACCCAGAGGACGGAAGCGTATTCTTAGGTCCTGTTGTTGATAAGAACGCATTTGATAATATTAATCGCTATATTGAAATCGGTAAGAATGAAGCACGATTAGTTCTTGGTGGAAATAGCGATGATTCTGTAGGTTATTTCATTGAACCTACGATTTTTGCAGATGTAGATTCTCGAGCTGTGATAGGCCAAGAAGAAATCTTTGGACCTGTACTCTCTGTGATTAAAGCAGAAGATATTGATGATGGAATTCGCATCTTTAATGATACAGAGTATGGTCTAACTGGTTCTTTATTTGCAAAGGATCGTGCGATTATTGAAAGATGTAGAAAAGAATTACATTGCGGAAATCTTTACTTTAACCGTAAATCCACAGGTGCAATCGTCGGAGCACATCCATTTGGTGGATTTAATATGTCAGGTACAGATTCGAAAACTGGTAGTGAAGATTACCTATTATTATTCATGCAAGCGAAATCAATTTCTGAAGTATTATAA
- a CDS encoding diacylglycerol kinase, whose translation MKRARFIYNPSAGREDLKKQLADILDILDSYELETSCYATKGEFDATKAARDAVERNFDIVIAAGGDGTLYEVINGLSTYEKRPKLGIIPAGTTNDFARALGIPKDYKKAATIIGEQFSIPIDIGKYNDKYFINIAGGGTLTELTYEVPSKLKTILGQLAYYVRGIEKLPFLKPIPITIETEDMVYREEVMLFLIANSNSVGGFEKLAPYADLRDGLFDVIVIKKTNLPDFVRLASLALKGEHLNDPKVLHFKTRSLQVYSYGPDPVLVNLDGELGGQLPGKYEILPKHLEVFADEKLL comes from the coding sequence ATGAAACGTGCTCGTTTCATTTATAATCCTTCAGCAGGGAGAGAGGATTTAAAAAAACAACTAGCGGACATCTTAGATATTCTGGACAGTTACGAATTAGAAACTTCATGCTATGCGACAAAAGGTGAATTTGATGCGACAAAAGCTGCAAGGGATGCAGTAGAGCGCAATTTTGATATCGTGATTGCAGCAGGTGGGGATGGAACCCTTTATGAGGTGATAAATGGTCTGAGCACCTATGAAAAACGCCCAAAACTAGGCATTATCCCTGCAGGAACAACGAACGATTTTGCAAGGGCTCTAGGCATTCCTAAAGACTATAAAAAAGCGGCTACGATTATTGGCGAACAATTTAGTATACCAATTGACATTGGGAAATATAACGATAAATATTTTATTAATATTGCCGGCGGGGGAACATTAACGGAACTCACCTATGAAGTTCCAAGCAAATTAAAAACGATCTTAGGACAATTAGCGTACTATGTTCGCGGAATTGAAAAACTTCCCTTTTTGAAACCGATCCCTATTACAATCGAAACAGAAGATATGGTTTATCGGGAAGAAGTCATGCTGTTCCTCATTGCGAATAGTAACTCTGTCGGTGGCTTTGAGAAGCTAGCACCTTATGCAGATTTAAGAGACGGGCTATTTGATGTCATTGTCATAAAGAAAACCAATTTACCAGACTTTGTTCGTCTTGCTTCCTTAGCATTGAAAGGGGAACATCTCAATGATCCCAAAGTTCTTCATTTTAAAACCCGATCTCTTCAAGTTTATTCTTATGGTCCTGACCCCGTTCTCGTCAATTTAGATGGTGAACTAGGGGGGCAATTACCGGGGAAATATGAAATTCTTCCAAAGCATTTAGAAGTGTTTGCTGACGAGAAACTTCTATAA
- the gatA gene encoding Asp-tRNA(Asn)/Glu-tRNA(Gln) amidotransferase subunit GatA: protein MSLFDLPITEIHKRLSNKELTASDMVEESLKRIAEVEKDVQAFLLVDEEQARERAKAIDQDIAVSEDLGILAGLPMGVKDNIVTEGIRTTCASRILANYEPIYSATVYKRMLAGQAIMIGKTNMDEFAMGSSTEHSAFHPSYNPWNLDYVPGGSSGGSAAAVAAREVYFALGSDTGGSIRQPASFTGVVGLKPTYGLVSRFGLVAFASSLDQIGPITKNVEDAAYVLQTLAGYDELDSTSANVSIPDYITPLTGEIKGLRIAVPKEYMGEGVDPAVKEKMLEALKVFENLGAVWEEVSLPHTEYAVATYYILAPSEASSNLARYDGVRYGVRTDSAENLIEMYKKTRSEGFGSEVKRRIMLGTYALSSGYYDAYYRKAQKVRTLIKQDFEQIFAKYDLIFGPTVPTTAFRIGEKISDPLQMYVNDILTIPVNLAGLPAISIPAGLVNGLPVGLQLIGKHFDEVTILRAAYAFEQHTEHHKLRPMVKRG, encoded by the coding sequence TTGTCATTATTTGATCTGCCAATTACTGAGATACATAAACGCTTAAGCAACAAAGAGTTAACTGCAAGCGATATGGTTGAAGAATCTTTAAAAAGAATTGCTGAAGTAGAAAAAGATGTGCAAGCCTTTTTGCTCGTTGATGAGGAACAGGCAAGAGAGAGAGCAAAGGCGATCGATCAGGATATTGCAGTCTCCGAAGATTTAGGAATTCTTGCCGGGCTACCTATGGGAGTCAAGGATAATATTGTAACGGAAGGAATTCGGACGACCTGTGCCAGTCGGATTCTAGCAAACTATGAACCCATTTATAGTGCAACTGTATATAAAAGAATGCTAGCTGGACAAGCGATCATGATCGGAAAAACGAATATGGATGAATTTGCGATGGGGTCTTCAACAGAGCATTCTGCTTTTCATCCTTCTTACAATCCATGGAATTTAGATTATGTACCAGGGGGATCAAGTGGTGGGTCTGCTGCTGCTGTCGCAGCTCGCGAAGTCTATTTTGCGCTTGGATCTGATACAGGTGGATCGATTCGCCAACCTGCTTCATTTACAGGCGTTGTTGGCCTAAAACCAACGTATGGTCTAGTCTCCCGTTTTGGCTTAGTGGCTTTCGCGTCCTCTTTAGATCAAATTGGACCAATCACGAAAAATGTTGAGGATGCTGCCTATGTATTACAAACTTTAGCAGGGTATGATGAACTTGATTCGACTTCTGCAAATGTTTCCATTCCTGACTATATTACACCATTAACTGGAGAGATCAAAGGACTCCGTATTGCTGTTCCCAAAGAGTATATGGGTGAAGGTGTCGATCCAGCAGTTAAGGAAAAAATGCTAGAAGCACTAAAAGTTTTTGAGAATTTAGGGGCAGTATGGGAAGAAGTTTCTTTGCCACATACTGAATACGCTGTCGCCACCTATTATATTCTAGCACCTTCAGAGGCCTCCTCTAACCTAGCTCGGTATGATGGGGTTCGTTATGGCGTACGTACTGACTCTGCTGAGAATCTAATCGAAATGTATAAGAAAACGAGAAGTGAAGGTTTCGGTTCAGAAGTGAAACGAAGGATCATGCTAGGAACATATGCCTTAAGTTCAGGATATTATGATGCTTATTATCGAAAAGCACAAAAAGTACGAACGCTAATTAAACAAGATTTTGAACAGATTTTTGCAAAATATGATTTAATCTTTGGGCCAACTGTTCCGACGACTGCTTTTCGAATTGGCGAGAAAATAAGTGATCCATTACAAATGTATGTAAATGATATTCTTACCATCCCTGTTAATTTAGCAGGGCTACCTGCAATCAGTATTCCAGCAGGACTGGTTAATGGTTTACCAGTGGGCTTGCAATTGATCGGCAAACATTTTGATGAAGTTACGATTTTAAGAGCCGCTTATGCGTTTGAACAACATACGGAGCATCATAAATTACGACCAATGGTAAAAAGGGGGTAG
- the rlmD gene encoding 23S rRNA (uracil(1939)-C(5))-methyltransferase RlmD, which produces MAKKKAKVQTPVQKNQIIEMDFTDLGHDGEGIGKYEGYTLFVPGVLPRERAKVKVTKVNKNYGYGQLIEILRKSPDRVEPRCSIYKQCGGCQLQHLSYQAQLEQKRKIVKDNLERISKINDVIIHPTLGMDNPWNYRNKSQVPFEQREAGLIAGFYAKGTHDVIDMKECVIQQEKSDIMVQTVRKIASELGIPAYNEVEHRGILRHVVSRVAVNTGELMLILVTNGKDFPNKDKLIEQIVEKIPNLTSLVQNINEERTNVILGFKSITLWGRDVIYDTIGDVKFAISPRSFYQVNPEQTKVLYEKALEYAALTGNENVIDAYCGIGTISLFLAQKAKHVYGVEIVPEAIKDAWNNARINGIKNVTFEVGAAEKVIPEWAKKGINVDVVVVDPPRKGCDEALLQTIIDLKPKRMVYVSCNPSTLARDLRVLEDGGFKTIEVQPVDMFPQTNHVECVTLMSRV; this is translated from the coding sequence ATGGCAAAGAAAAAAGCAAAAGTACAAACACCCGTACAAAAAAATCAAATCATTGAAATGGATTTTACCGATTTAGGCCATGATGGGGAAGGAATTGGTAAATATGAAGGATATACCTTGTTCGTTCCCGGAGTACTTCCTAGAGAAAGAGCAAAAGTAAAGGTAACAAAGGTGAACAAAAACTATGGTTATGGCCAGTTAATAGAAATCTTACGAAAAAGTCCTGATCGGGTAGAACCTAGGTGTTCGATTTACAAACAATGCGGTGGTTGCCAACTTCAACACCTATCATATCAAGCTCAATTAGAACAAAAACGAAAAATTGTGAAAGATAACTTAGAACGGATCAGCAAAATTAACGATGTGATCATTCATCCAACGCTGGGGATGGATAACCCGTGGAATTATCGAAATAAATCCCAAGTTCCATTTGAACAGCGAGAAGCAGGCTTGATTGCAGGCTTTTATGCGAAAGGAACCCATGATGTCATCGATATGAAAGAGTGTGTGATTCAGCAAGAAAAAAGTGACATCATGGTGCAAACGGTCCGCAAAATCGCCAGTGAATTAGGAATTCCCGCATACAATGAAGTCGAACATCGAGGGATTCTACGTCATGTGGTTTCGAGAGTGGCTGTGAATACTGGGGAACTCATGTTGATTCTCGTTACCAATGGAAAAGACTTCCCAAACAAGGACAAGCTTATTGAACAAATAGTTGAAAAAATCCCCAACCTAACCAGCTTAGTTCAAAATATCAACGAAGAACGAACCAATGTGATTTTAGGATTCAAATCCATTACATTATGGGGAAGAGATGTGATTTACGATACCATCGGCGATGTGAAATTTGCGATTTCGCCAAGGTCTTTTTATCAAGTTAATCCAGAACAGACCAAAGTCCTTTATGAAAAAGCTTTAGAATATGCAGCGCTTACTGGAAATGAAAACGTGATTGATGCTTATTGCGGAATTGGCACCATTTCACTCTTTCTCGCCCAAAAAGCCAAGCATGTCTATGGTGTTGAAATCGTCCCAGAGGCGATAAAAGATGCATGGAATAATGCTAGGATAAATGGGATTAAGAATGTGACATTTGAAGTAGGGGCGGCAGAAAAAGTGATACCTGAATGGGCAAAAAAAGGAATCAACGTTGATGTCGTTGTTGTCGATCCACCGCGAAAAGGCTGCGATGAAGCCCTGCTACAAACGATTATAGACTTGAAGCCAAAACGGATGGTGTATGTATCCTGTAATCCAAGCACCTTGGCAAGGGATCTGAGAGTGTTAGAGGATGGTGGTTTCAAGACGATCGAGGTACAGCCAGTGGATATGTTCCCACAGACGAATCATGTGGAATGCGTAACATTGATGTCAAGGGTGTAA
- the gatB gene encoding Asp-tRNA(Asn)/Glu-tRNA(Gln) amidotransferase subunit GatB translates to MEYETVIGLEVHAELSTKTKIFCNCSTEFGAPPNTHTCPICLGHPGVLPVVNKQAVEFAIKAALALNCEISQVTKFDRKNYFYPDLPKAYQISQYDQPIGKNGWIEIDVNGQKKKIRINRLHLEEDAGKLTHLGNEEGSLVDFNRTGVPLIEIVSEADLRSPAEAKAYLEKLKSIIQYTGVSDVKMEEGSLRCDANISLRPVGQKEFGTKTELKNMNSFRGVERALEYEERRQAEILGAGGIIVQETLRWDEEKGITVSMRGKEEAHDYRYFPDPDLVEMIIDEEWISRIKAELPELPDVRKERYMNQYGLPAYDAEILTSSKDFADFFEATLEYTQDAKAVSNWIMGELLKYLNAENLAIKDSKVTPQGLGELIQLIEKGTISIKIGKTVFREMLESGKAPKTIVEEKGLVQITDESAIAAIVDQVIANNPQSVEDYRNGKEKAIGFLVGQVMKETKGKANPGMVNKLIMERLKQE, encoded by the coding sequence ATGGAATATGAGACAGTGATTGGTTTAGAAGTCCATGCCGAACTTTCAACAAAAACGAAAATCTTTTGTAATTGTTCAACCGAATTTGGAGCACCACCCAATACGCATACCTGTCCTATTTGCCTTGGACATCCTGGAGTCTTACCTGTCGTGAACAAACAAGCGGTGGAATTCGCGATTAAAGCTGCCCTAGCGTTAAATTGTGAAATTTCTCAGGTCACGAAATTCGATCGAAAAAATTACTTTTACCCTGATTTGCCAAAAGCATATCAAATCTCTCAATATGATCAACCCATCGGGAAAAATGGTTGGATCGAGATTGACGTTAATGGTCAGAAAAAGAAAATCCGGATCAATCGTCTTCATCTAGAAGAGGACGCAGGGAAATTGACCCATCTGGGAAATGAGGAAGGTTCACTTGTGGATTTTAACCGTACTGGCGTTCCATTAATTGAGATTGTATCAGAAGCTGATCTTCGTTCGCCAGCGGAAGCAAAGGCTTATTTAGAAAAATTAAAAAGTATTATTCAATACACGGGCGTATCCGATGTGAAAATGGAAGAAGGATCCTTACGTTGCGATGCGAATATTAGTTTGCGTCCGGTTGGTCAAAAGGAATTTGGTACGAAAACGGAATTAAAAAATATGAACTCTTTCCGCGGTGTAGAGCGGGCACTAGAATATGAAGAAAGAAGACAAGCTGAAATTTTAGGTGCAGGTGGAATAATTGTTCAAGAAACACTCCGTTGGGATGAAGAAAAAGGAATCACCGTTTCCATGCGTGGAAAAGAAGAAGCCCATGATTACCGTTACTTTCCTGATCCTGATCTTGTTGAGATGATCATTGATGAAGAGTGGATCAGTCGGATTAAGGCGGAGCTCCCAGAACTACCTGATGTTCGGAAAGAACGTTATATGAATCAATATGGTTTACCTGCATATGATGCAGAGATCTTAACATCATCGAAGGACTTCGCAGATTTCTTTGAGGCAACTTTGGAGTATACCCAAGATGCCAAAGCTGTTTCCAACTGGATCATGGGGGAATTATTAAAATATCTCAATGCAGAAAATTTAGCGATTAAAGATAGTAAAGTGACACCGCAAGGTTTAGGGGAACTGATTCAACTCATTGAAAAAGGAACTATTAGTATTAAGATTGGTAAGACAGTATTTCGCGAAATGCTCGAATCAGGAAAAGCTCCAAAGACGATTGTCGAGGAAAAAGGATTGGTGCAAATCACCGATGAAAGCGCAATTGCGGCTATCGTTGACCAAGTGATTGCCAATAACCCACAATCGGTAGAAGATTACCGCAATGGAAAAGAAAAAGCCATAGGATTCTTGGTCGGCCAAGTGATGAAGGAAACAAAAGGGAAAGCAAACCCGGGAATGGTCAATAAGTTGATCATGGAGCGATTGAAACAAGAATAG